Proteins encoded by one window of Filimonas effusa:
- a CDS encoding DUF4998 domain-containing protein, which yields MNTRNKINKTILFCCLLLAMAACRKMDDYKENYLGNGTITYAGKIDSVKAHPGDGRLMISGLLIADPKITQLRIYWNNKADSMVVPVTRTSGVDTIRAILKNMEEAVKSFTLVTFDKYGNRSVDVTVAGRVYGAVYKSLLLNRTVKLAEMAGDSVTVQWNVLDASTGALGSQLEFTDNSNAVKKVYAARTDTKTVLKNFKAGTKFTYRTVFLPDTLAIDTFYSGYQSVGVRAEITSQYLKNPGPSFKNSDGGTDRWRIPADWTVSNDVKNANGKGGLDAGSWLPGPSLSIEAGWGLPTVPNGKIYQTITLPAGRYSFEFVTGDCDGGERYVSVAKGTTLPDIANVATGTIAKDGFVKNATNVLRFELTETTQVSIGFQGKMPDTNAFFKVFSVKLFSLP from the coding sequence ATGAATACACGTAATAAAATAAATAAAACGATATTGTTTTGCTGCCTGCTGCTGGCAATGGCCGCTTGCAGGAAGATGGACGATTATAAAGAAAACTACCTGGGTAATGGTACCATCACCTATGCCGGTAAAATAGATTCCGTAAAAGCACACCCGGGCGATGGCAGACTAATGATCTCGGGATTACTTATTGCCGATCCTAAAATAACACAACTGCGTATCTATTGGAATAATAAGGCCGACTCCATGGTCGTGCCTGTAACCCGTACCTCAGGTGTAGATACCATCCGCGCCATTCTTAAGAATATGGAAGAAGCTGTGAAAAGCTTTACCCTCGTTACTTTCGATAAGTATGGTAACAGGTCCGTAGATGTAACTGTGGCCGGAAGGGTATATGGAGCTGTGTATAAAAGCCTGCTGCTTAACCGTACGGTGAAGCTGGCGGAAATGGCTGGTGATTCCGTAACCGTTCAATGGAACGTACTCGATGCCAGTACAGGTGCCTTGGGCTCTCAGTTGGAGTTTACCGATAATAGTAATGCTGTTAAAAAGGTATATGCCGCCAGAACAGACACAAAAACTGTTTTGAAAAACTTTAAAGCAGGAACTAAGTTCACTTACCGTACTGTGTTCCTTCCCGATACGTTGGCAATCGATACTTTTTATAGCGGTTACCAAAGCGTAGGGGTAAGAGCGGAAATCACTTCACAGTACCTGAAAAATCCTGGTCCCAGCTTCAAGAATTCTGACGGTGGTACCGACAGGTGGCGTATTCCTGCCGACTGGACCGTTTCCAATGACGTGAAGAATGCAAATGGCAAAGGTGGCTTGGATGCTGGTTCATGGCTTCCAGGTCCGTCTCTTTCTATAGAAGCAGGATGGGGGCTGCCGACTGTACCTAACGGCAAGATTTATCAAACGATAACATTGCCTGCCGGCCGTTACTCTTTTGAGTTTGTAACGGGCGACTGCGATGGCGGGGAGAGATATGTTTCCGTAGCAAAAGGAACAACCCTGCCGGATATTGCCAACGTGGCAACCGGAACAATTGCCAAAGATGGCTTTGTTAAAAATGCGACCAACGTTCTCCGCTTCGAACTCACAGAGACTACGCAGGTGTCTATTGGTTTCCAGGGTAAAATGCCGGATACCAACGCCTTCTTTAAAGTGTTTAGTGTAAAACTTTTCAGCCTGCCTTAA
- a CDS encoding DUF5000 domain-containing lipoprotein produces the protein MKSFKYFSIGCLLLGLAACKNSTIIGPLEHNGTPPGPVTNATVQNMKGEARITYTLPTDEDLLYVKAVYQIRPGVTREAKASFYTNNLLVDGFKDTAATEVTLYAVNRSEVPSQPYKVMVKPLMPAYLSSFDSLKVAPTFGGINIRTTNPDAKALSIIILLKDQYGQWKQYSAVYSSLKDINQSIRGMDTTKKSFAFYIRDQFQNQSDTIFADLSPLYETLIPKSGFAEYLLPGDLALNAYGRQMRNLWDGVYSGWGSAACTYETITDTTNGVWFTFDMGVKAQLSRFTWWHYPDPRYFENASMKVYELWGTNNPSPDGSWNGWTKLVECRETKPSGLPYGTENSDDVAAGQAGSSWEIPITAPAVRYLRIRHRYNWSGLRQTLTGCEISVWGKPL, from the coding sequence ATGAAATCATTTAAATATTTTTCGATAGGTTGCCTGCTCCTTGGACTGGCTGCCTGTAAAAACTCAACGATCATTGGCCCGCTGGAGCATAACGGTACCCCGCCAGGCCCGGTAACCAATGCTACCGTGCAAAATATGAAAGGAGAGGCCCGTATCACTTATACACTGCCCACCGACGAAGATCTGTTATACGTGAAAGCCGTTTACCAGATCCGGCCTGGTGTCACCAGGGAAGCAAAAGCTTCGTTTTACACCAATAACCTCCTGGTAGATGGCTTTAAAGATACAGCGGCAACAGAGGTGACTTTATATGCGGTGAACAGAAGTGAAGTGCCGTCTCAGCCATATAAGGTAATGGTAAAACCGTTGATGCCCGCTTACCTTTCTTCCTTCGATAGCCTGAAGGTAGCCCCCACATTCGGTGGCATTAATATACGTACAACGAATCCCGATGCTAAAGCGCTTTCTATTATTATTCTTCTGAAAGATCAATATGGCCAGTGGAAACAGTATAGTGCTGTATATAGCTCTCTCAAAGATATTAACCAGTCTATCCGTGGCATGGATACTACTAAAAAAAGCTTTGCATTCTACATCAGGGATCAGTTCCAGAATCAGAGCGATACCATTTTTGCCGATCTCTCCCCGCTTTACGAAACATTGATCCCTAAATCGGGTTTTGCCGAATACCTGCTTCCAGGCGATCTCGCTTTGAATGCTTATGGCCGACAGATGCGTAATCTCTGGGATGGCGTCTACAGCGGCTGGGGCTCCGCAGCCTGTACTTACGAAACCATTACAGATACCACCAACGGCGTATGGTTCACTTTCGATATGGGCGTTAAAGCACAGCTAAGCCGCTTTACATGGTGGCATTACCCCGATCCCCGCTATTTCGAAAACGCAAGTATGAAGGTGTATGAGCTCTGGGGCACTAATAACCCTTCTCCCGATGGTAGCTGGAATGGCTGGACCAAACTCGTAGAATGCCGCGAAACCAAACCTTCAGGTCTGCCATATGGTACGGAAAACTCCGACGACGTGGCTGCCGGACAGGCAGGCAGTAGCTGGGAAATTCCTATTACTGCGCCGGCAGTGCGTTACTTGAGAATAAGACATAGGTATAACTGGAGTGGCCTGAGACAAACTCTTACCGGCTGCGAAATATCTGTCTGGGGTAAACCATTATAA
- a CDS encoding glycoside hydrolase family 35 protein yields the protein MKRSQVLIYKGMARLKYIAMACCLTLAFITAGAQQAANTFTLGDSVFLLNGKPFQVISGEIHYPRVPREAWRQRLQMAKAMGLNTIGTYVFWNVHEPEKDKFSFSGNDDIAAFVKMAQEEGLWVILRPSPYVCAEWEFGGYPYWLQNEKGLIVRSKEKQYLAEYKKYILELGRQLAPLQVNKGGNILMIQVENEYGSYGSDKEYLAINRDMFIEAGFDGMLYTCDPAKDIAKGTLPGLLPAVNGVMNPATIESIIRQHHNGKGPFIVAEWYPAWFDWWGEPHHTVSAEKYAAELDTLLAAGMSVNMYMFHGGTTRGFMNGANCYDTSFYEPQTSSYDYDAPLNEAGNATHKFQLFRSVIQKYTAAPLPAVPPAKKTIAIPEIILKQAVSLFKNLPQPVNATSPLSFEKLGQAYGYVLYRTTVKNAAAGMLAVNGLRDYALVFVNGKKQGVLDRMKKQDSLWLKLDPGTQTIDILVENMGRINFGPNLLKNEKGIVGNVLLNGKELLNWEMFSLPMSAIDNITYGNAANGQPVFRKAEFNLSETGDTYLDMSQWGKGCAWINGHHLGRYWEIGPQQTLYVPAEWLKKGKNELVVFEMLKPSVDKLNALEKPVLDKLKK from the coding sequence ATGAAACGTTCACAAGTCCTCATATATAAAGGAATGGCAAGGCTGAAGTATATCGCCATGGCATGCTGCCTTACACTCGCTTTTATAACTGCTGGTGCACAACAGGCTGCAAATACATTTACACTGGGTGATAGTGTGTTCCTGTTAAACGGAAAACCATTCCAGGTCATCTCGGGTGAAATTCATTACCCGCGTGTGCCCAGGGAAGCCTGGCGCCAGCGGCTTCAGATGGCGAAGGCGATGGGACTTAATACCATCGGCACCTATGTGTTCTGGAATGTACACGAGCCTGAAAAAGATAAGTTCAGCTTCAGCGGGAACGACGATATCGCTGCATTTGTGAAAATGGCGCAGGAAGAAGGTCTCTGGGTAATTCTGCGCCCCTCTCCCTATGTATGTGCTGAATGGGAATTCGGTGGTTATCCCTACTGGCTGCAAAACGAAAAAGGTTTGATAGTACGCAGTAAGGAAAAACAGTACCTGGCTGAATATAAAAAATATATTCTTGAACTGGGCCGCCAGCTGGCGCCCTTACAGGTCAACAAGGGGGGGAATATCTTAATGATCCAGGTCGAAAATGAATACGGCTCCTATGGCAGCGATAAAGAATACCTCGCCATCAACAGGGATATGTTCATCGAAGCAGGTTTCGATGGAATGCTGTACACCTGCGACCCCGCAAAAGATATAGCTAAAGGAACGTTACCCGGTTTGCTGCCTGCAGTGAACGGCGTTATGAACCCCGCAACCATCGAATCTATTATCCGGCAACACCATAACGGCAAAGGGCCTTTCATCGTGGCCGAATGGTATCCTGCCTGGTTCGACTGGTGGGGCGAACCGCATCATACTGTATCCGCCGAAAAATATGCAGCCGAACTCGATACATTGCTGGCTGCCGGTATGTCGGTGAACATGTATATGTTCCACGGAGGTACTACCCGCGGTTTTATGAATGGGGCCAATTGTTACGACACTTCCTTCTATGAACCGCAAACCAGCAGCTACGATTATGATGCGCCATTGAATGAAGCCGGTAACGCCACCCATAAATTTCAGCTGTTTCGCTCGGTGATACAGAAATATACCGCAGCGCCGCTTCCTGCAGTGCCGCCTGCTAAAAAAACAATAGCCATTCCGGAAATCATACTTAAACAGGCAGTAAGCTTGTTTAAAAACCTTCCCCAACCGGTGAATGCCACATCGCCGCTTTCGTTTGAAAAACTCGGGCAGGCTTATGGTTATGTATTATACCGTACAACAGTAAAAAATGCAGCCGCCGGAATGCTTGCTGTAAATGGCTTGCGCGATTACGCCCTGGTTTTTGTGAATGGGAAAAAACAAGGCGTGCTCGACCGGATGAAGAAACAGGATAGCCTTTGGCTGAAGCTGGATCCGGGCACACAAACCATCGACATCCTGGTCGAAAATATGGGAAGGATCAACTTCGGTCCCAACCTGCTGAAAAATGAAAAAGGTATTGTTGGTAATGTCTTGCTGAACGGAAAAGAATTGCTGAACTGGGAAATGTTCTCCTTGCCAATGTCCGCCATTGATAATATTACCTACGGTAACGCTGCGAACGGCCAGCCCGTTTTCAGAAAAGCTGAATTCAATTTGTCAGAAACCGGTGATACTTATCTCGATATGAGCCAATGGGGTAAAGGCTGCGCCTGGATCAATGGCCATCACCTGGGAAGGTACTGGGAAATAGGCCCTCAGCAAACATTATATGTACCTGCCGAATGGCTGAAGAAAGGGAAGAATGAACTGGTGGTGTTCGAAATGCTGAAACCCTCGGTTGATAAACTGAATGCACTGGAAAAACCGGTGTTGGATAAACTGAAGAAATGA
- a CDS encoding RagB/SusD family nutrient uptake outer membrane protein yields the protein MIKNKLFINKCLAYMAAVLSVAGIAGCKKYLDVVPDNIVTIDNAFTLKREAEKYLFTCYSFLPTENQPVTSLGFMAGDECWLPREGVFFNNTVWDIAKGNQNKVNPYSNYWDGTNGLYAGIRHCNIFLENVSNTAKVYDLEPDLRTRWLGEVEFLKAYYHFYLLRNYGPIIIADVALPISSTPDQVRLKRAPVDSVVTYISNLLDKAADKLPLKIIDVANEAGRITKPIALAMKARLLVMAASPLFNGNNDFASLKNHDGTQLFNTSYDANKWKRAADAAKAAIDIAHEAGFSLYKFIGLNKMTDTTRTQMSIRNAVCERWNSELVWGSTRNVSLISQGPDYIQSICMGQIDPTKPINLAAYNQLCATMKMAQLFYTDHGVPINEDRNYDYSNFTELRTAKHGERFNLIEGYQTARLNFDREPRFYADLAFDGSIWYMQNSPTNSDSATYNVKARKGQIMNEVNTDYINMSGYWIKKLVNWKFAFSGTVNAATSENYPWPMIRLADLYLLYAEALNEFSGPSADVYTYLDKVRERAGLKGVQESWTNYSNSPNKPNTKEGLRSIVQQERLIELAFEGSRLWDLRRWKQAVVELNKPVTGWDRTQEAPADYYRVVNLYSQKFIAPRDYFWPIREYEISVNPNLVQNTGW from the coding sequence ATGATCAAGAATAAACTTTTTATAAATAAATGCCTCGCTTATATGGCCGCCGTGCTTTCTGTAGCAGGAATTGCAGGCTGTAAAAAATATCTGGACGTCGTTCCCGATAACATCGTAACAATAGACAATGCTTTTACCTTAAAACGTGAAGCGGAAAAATATCTGTTTACCTGCTATTCCTTCCTGCCAACAGAAAATCAACCGGTCACGTCGCTCGGATTTATGGCAGGCGATGAATGCTGGCTGCCTAGAGAGGGCGTGTTCTTTAATAATACCGTTTGGGATATCGCTAAAGGAAACCAGAACAAAGTGAACCCCTATTCAAACTATTGGGACGGTACCAATGGTTTGTATGCAGGTATCAGGCATTGTAATATCTTCCTCGAGAACGTAAGCAATACCGCCAAGGTGTACGATCTGGAACCCGATTTACGTACCCGCTGGCTGGGTGAGGTAGAATTCCTTAAAGCCTATTATCACTTCTACCTGCTTCGGAACTATGGACCAATCATTATCGCAGATGTGGCATTGCCTATCTCTTCTACGCCCGATCAGGTAAGGCTTAAGAGAGCCCCGGTTGATTCAGTGGTAACTTATATCTCCAACTTGCTCGACAAAGCTGCTGACAAGCTGCCGCTGAAGATCATAGACGTAGCCAACGAAGCTGGTAGGATCACGAAGCCTATCGCCCTGGCGATGAAGGCACGCCTGCTGGTAATGGCCGCCAGCCCGCTTTTTAATGGTAACAACGATTTCGCTTCACTGAAAAACCATGATGGGACACAGCTCTTTAATACCAGCTATGATGCAAACAAATGGAAACGCGCTGCCGATGCTGCAAAAGCCGCTATCGACATTGCGCACGAAGCAGGTTTCAGCTTGTACAAGTTTATCGGCTTAAATAAAATGACCGATACTACACGTACACAAATGAGTATCCGTAACGCCGTATGCGAACGCTGGAATAGTGAACTGGTTTGGGGTTCTACTCGTAACGTGTCGCTCATCAGCCAGGGACCCGACTATATTCAGAGCATCTGTATGGGCCAGATAGATCCAACCAAGCCTATTAACCTCGCAGCCTACAACCAGCTCTGCGCTACTATGAAAATGGCACAGCTGTTCTATACCGATCATGGGGTGCCTATCAATGAAGACAGGAATTACGACTACTCTAACTTTACCGAGCTGCGTACGGCTAAGCATGGCGAACGCTTCAACCTCATAGAAGGTTATCAGACCGCCAGGCTTAACTTCGACAGGGAACCACGTTTCTATGCCGATCTGGCTTTCGATGGCAGTATCTGGTACATGCAGAACAGTCCTACCAACAGCGATAGCGCCACCTATAACGTGAAAGCCAGGAAAGGCCAGATCATGAACGAGGTGAACACCGACTACATCAATATGAGCGGTTACTGGATCAAAAAACTGGTCAATTGGAAATTTGCATTCTCCGGTACTGTTAATGCCGCTACATCAGAGAACTATCCCTGGCCTATGATAAGGCTGGCCGATCTCTATCTCTTATACGCGGAAGCGCTGAATGAATTTTCAGGCCCCTCAGCTGATGTATATACCTACCTCGATAAAGTAAGGGAAAGAGCTGGCTTGAAAGGTGTACAGGAATCATGGACGAATTATTCGAACAGCCCCAATAAACCCAATACCAAAGAAGGCCTCCGTTCCATAGTGCAGCAGGAAAGACTGATTGAGCTGGCATTTGAAGGCAGCCGCCTGTGGGACCTGCGTCGCTGGAAGCAGGCAGTGGTAGAACTTAATAAGCCTGTTACAGGTTGGGATCGCACCCAGGAAGCACCAGCCGATTACTATCGTGTGGTGAACCTGTATAGCCAGAAGTTTATTGCACCAAGAGACTATTTCTGGCCTATCCGGGAATATGAAATATCAGTAAACCCCAACCTGGTACAGAACACCGGTTGGTAG
- a CDS encoding glycoside hydrolase, whose protein sequence is MKLYIRYCLSICLAGMMQPVWSQQISQVLIAVNSNNTFQTISNFGASDAWAAQFVGNWPDEKKNAIADWFFSLDTLPDGSPRGIGLSQWRYNIGAGSMEQAQNSSIRDEWRRAAAFVPGKKLQPREVESQLWFLKAAKKRGVEQFLGFYNSPPVWLTKNGKAFATAAQCNIDSSKFKDFAGYTAAVIKGIRKITGVTFNYISPVNEPQWDWSDGGQEGSPYPNSALTGIARAFNEELLRNKLSTRLIMPEAASIQYLVEKGDKPGRSRQLRELFHPESVGYIGNLPAMAPVVAGHSYFTTSPWHKAVTLRNAVRDTVSAIGNLEFWQSEYCILGDNGGEINGNKKDTGMKAALYMARVIHTDLTAANAAAWQWWTSISAYDYKDGLVYIDKQKTDGRFSDSKMLWVLGNYSRFVRPGMKRIETTSNTDNIYVSGFANTTGNKMVLVIINPGTEAIQASWTGNAGTGTVAYVTDVANRLKKQSLAAASMLLPAESVVTIVIGSNNSLAKKSTK, encoded by the coding sequence ATGAAACTCTATATAAGATACTGTCTCAGCATATGCCTGGCAGGTATGATGCAGCCGGTTTGGTCGCAGCAGATAAGCCAGGTGCTTATTGCGGTTAATAGTAATAACACGTTTCAAACCATCAGCAATTTTGGAGCTTCAGACGCATGGGCGGCCCAATTCGTAGGTAACTGGCCCGATGAAAAGAAGAATGCTATCGCCGACTGGTTTTTTAGCCTCGATACCCTGCCCGATGGTTCACCCAGGGGCATAGGACTGTCGCAATGGCGTTATAACATAGGTGCCGGCAGCATGGAACAGGCACAGAATAGCAGTATCAGGGACGAGTGGCGCCGCGCAGCAGCCTTTGTGCCCGGAAAAAAACTTCAACCTAGGGAGGTAGAATCTCAACTCTGGTTCCTGAAAGCAGCGAAAAAAAGAGGGGTAGAACAATTCCTCGGCTTCTATAATAGCCCGCCCGTATGGCTTACAAAAAATGGAAAAGCATTCGCTACAGCCGCACAATGTAATATCGATAGCAGTAAATTCAAAGACTTTGCAGGTTATACCGCTGCCGTTATTAAGGGCATCCGTAAGATTACAGGTGTAACGTTCAATTACATAAGCCCGGTAAATGAACCGCAATGGGATTGGAGCGATGGCGGACAGGAAGGTTCACCCTATCCTAATTCTGCCCTCACTGGCATAGCCAGGGCGTTTAATGAGGAACTGCTCCGCAATAAACTCAGCACCCGCCTCATTATGCCCGAAGCCGCCAGTATTCAGTACCTGGTCGAAAAAGGCGATAAACCCGGGAGAAGCAGGCAACTGAGAGAGCTCTTCCATCCGGAATCAGTTGGTTATATCGGAAACCTTCCTGCTATGGCGCCCGTAGTTGCAGGCCATAGCTATTTTACTACCTCTCCATGGCACAAAGCAGTAACGCTTAGAAATGCAGTAAGGGATACGGTTAGCGCCATCGGTAACCTCGAATTCTGGCAGTCTGAATATTGTATCCTGGGCGATAATGGCGGCGAAATAAACGGCAATAAAAAGGATACAGGTATGAAAGCCGCATTGTACATGGCAAGGGTGATACATACCGATCTTACTGCCGCCAATGCCGCCGCATGGCAATGGTGGACCTCTATCTCTGCATACGATTATAAAGACGGCCTGGTTTACATCGATAAACAAAAAACCGACGGCCGCTTCTCCGATAGTAAAATGCTTTGGGTGCTTGGTAACTATAGCCGTTTCGTACGTCCCGGCATGAAAAGAATAGAAACAACATCCAATACCGATAACATCTATGTAAGCGGATTTGCCAATACAACAGGCAATAAAATGGTGTTGGTGATCATAAATCCCGGAACCGAAGCCATACAGGCTTCCTGGACCGGTAATGCCGGAACTGGCACTGTTGCCTATGTCACCGACGTTGCAAACCGCCTTAAAAAACAATCCTTGGCAGCCGCTTCAATGTTGCTGCCCGCCGAAAGTGTGGTAACAATAGTAATAGGATCCAATAACAGCCTGGCAAAAAAATCAACGAAGTAA
- a CDS encoding SusC/RagA family TonB-linked outer membrane protein: MAINIFNNESMRMKERQRKPRWSLRLMTFLLVLCFSLRGMAQDITVTGTIVSDSAVLMDNVSITLKSDPSRGTTSDQSGRFSIKVPANGTLVFNSIGFEKQELEIKGESKLRIIMKRTASSLDDVVVVSFGGRQKKSSMVSAITSINPKELKGPTSNLTTMLAGRLSGMISYQRTGEPGADNASFFIRGVTSFSSGGKIDPLILIDGMESSTNDLARLQPDDIAAFSILKDATATSVYGARGANGVVLVTTKSGAEGKTQFNFRGENSISGNTKNFKFADNITYMKLANEAALTRNPLAPIPYSQTKIDGTIKGDNPLIYPSNNWIKMMIKDRTVNQRYNLDIQGGTKTARFYVSGTYNIDNGVLKVADMNNFNSNIKLKNYSVRSNVNLQLTKTTEAIIRVYGQFDDYRGPVDGGGAVFNQVLWSNPVMFPAVYPKSFLPQVTHPLFGNSPWPGGQANSTTGYYDPSQLYLNPFANSVRGYKEYNSSTMLAQLELKQDFGWITPGLTGRVMAYTNRYSYFDVTRQYNPFYYQANTVDGGKTVTLARITEGTEYLNYQEGVKSQNARTYMEAALNYSRTFGGKHAIGGMLITLFNNYLEGNPGSSLNPPPTQAEKLQLSLPYRNQGVSGRFTYGYDNRYMAEFNFGYNGSERFAQNNRFGFFPSAGVAWNISNENFFEGLKDVVSSLRVRASYGLVGNDQIGSQRDRFYYLSEVNLNNGDRGATFGNNTGYYRPGIGISRYENFDITWEKAYTQNYGLEFSIFKGFNVVTEYWRRKQTNILMDRSYIPSSMGLQSSIKANVGEATAQGVDFSLEYTKSFRNETWLQLRTNFTYATSKRSKYEEPAYGDNEKHLSLIGHPIKQQWGLIAERLFVDDIEVANSPYQNYGVYKGGDIKYRDVNGDGQITNNDRVPIGLPTDPEIVYGTGFSFGYKSFDISAFFQGAARVSFFINSENIAPFVLNKNNMPNGAAQNGLLQVIANDHWSEDNRNLYALWPRLSETFIANNNQTSTWWLRNGTFIRCKNVELGYNFSKTLLRLTKLRGGRLYVNGTNLFVLSKFKMWDPEMGGNGLGYPVQRTYNMGIRLSL; the protein is encoded by the coding sequence ATGGCAATAAACATTTTCAATAACGAAAGTATGCGTATGAAAGAAAGACAACGAAAACCCAGATGGTCACTCAGGTTGATGACCTTTTTGCTGGTGCTGTGCTTTTCTCTTAGGGGAATGGCACAGGATATTACGGTCACCGGTACTATAGTATCCGACTCGGCCGTTCTTATGGACAATGTATCCATTACCTTGAAATCGGACCCCTCGCGCGGTACTACTTCCGACCAGTCGGGACGCTTTAGCATTAAAGTACCCGCAAATGGAACCTTGGTCTTTAATAGCATAGGCTTTGAAAAACAGGAACTGGAGATAAAAGGCGAAAGCAAATTGCGCATTATCATGAAACGTACGGCATCCTCGCTCGATGATGTGGTAGTGGTTTCCTTTGGCGGCAGACAAAAGAAATCAAGCATGGTAAGTGCTATCACTTCTATCAACCCTAAAGAGCTGAAAGGCCCTACCAGTAACCTTACAACCATGCTGGCCGGGCGGCTTTCGGGTATGATCTCTTACCAGCGTACCGGCGAGCCCGGAGCAGACAACGCTTCATTCTTTATCAGGGGGGTAACCTCTTTCTCCTCCGGTGGTAAAATTGATCCGCTGATCCTCATCGATGGTATGGAAAGCAGTACAAACGACCTGGCCCGCCTGCAGCCCGATGATATCGCTGCATTCTCTATCTTGAAAGATGCTACCGCTACTTCGGTATACGGTGCCCGTGGCGCAAATGGAGTGGTGCTGGTAACAACCAAATCCGGGGCAGAAGGTAAAACCCAGTTCAACTTCCGCGGCGAAAACTCTATTTCAGGTAATACCAAAAACTTCAAATTCGCCGATAACATCACTTACATGAAGCTGGCGAATGAAGCGGCGCTTACACGCAACCCACTGGCGCCAATTCCTTATAGCCAGACTAAAATAGACGGTACGATAAAAGGGGATAACCCGCTTATTTATCCCAGTAACAACTGGATTAAAATGATGATTAAAGACCGTACCGTAAACCAGCGCTATAACCTCGACATCCAGGGCGGAACGAAAACGGCAAGGTTCTACGTATCCGGTACATATAACATTGACAATGGTGTGCTGAAAGTGGCGGATATGAATAACTTTAATAGCAACATCAAACTGAAAAACTATTCTGTCCGCTCCAATGTGAACCTGCAGTTGACAAAAACTACAGAAGCTATTATCAGGGTTTATGGACAGTTCGATGACTACCGCGGACCAGTGGACGGAGGGGGTGCCGTGTTTAATCAGGTTTTATGGAGCAACCCCGTAATGTTCCCCGCAGTATATCCAAAGAGTTTTCTGCCCCAGGTAACACACCCGCTGTTTGGAAATTCACCATGGCCAGGAGGACAGGCAAACTCTACTACAGGATACTATGACCCAAGCCAGCTCTATTTAAACCCCTTTGCTAATTCAGTAAGAGGTTATAAAGAATATAACTCTTCAACCATGCTGGCACAGCTCGAACTGAAGCAGGATTTCGGATGGATTACGCCAGGCCTTACCGGCCGCGTTATGGCTTACACCAATCGCTATTCATATTTCGATGTAACACGTCAGTATAACCCGTTCTATTACCAGGCAAATACGGTTGATGGTGGAAAAACAGTTACGCTGGCACGTATTACAGAAGGTACAGAATATCTGAACTACCAGGAAGGGGTTAAGTCGCAAAACGCACGTACATACATGGAAGCGGCGCTCAATTACTCCCGCACGTTCGGAGGTAAACATGCTATCGGAGGCATGCTGATAACGCTCTTTAATAACTACCTCGAAGGCAATCCCGGTTCTAGTTTGAATCCTCCTCCAACACAGGCCGAAAAATTGCAATTGTCCCTGCCTTACAGGAATCAGGGCGTTTCCGGTAGATTTACCTACGGGTACGACAACCGCTATATGGCCGAATTTAATTTTGGCTATAACGGCTCTGAACGTTTTGCTCAGAATAACCGTTTCGGCTTCTTCCCTTCGGCAGGGGTTGCCTGGAATATCTCTAATGAAAATTTCTTCGAAGGACTTAAAGATGTTGTTTCTTCTCTTCGTGTAAGAGCTTCTTATGGCCTTGTTGGTAATGATCAGATCGGCTCTCAGCGCGACAGGTTCTATTACCTGTCCGAAGTCAATCTGAATAATGGCGACAGGGGGGCTACCTTTGGTAATAACACCGGCTATTATAGACCAGGCATAGGCATCAGCCGCTATGAGAACTTCGATATTACCTGGGAAAAGGCTTATACGCAGAACTATGGCCTTGAATTCTCCATCTTTAAAGGATTTAATGTCGTTACCGAATACTGGAGACGTAAACAAACAAACATACTCATGGATCGCTCCTACATTCCTTCATCCATGGGCTTACAGTCCTCCATTAAGGCAAACGTAGGTGAAGCTACCGCACAGGGGGTCGACTTCTCTCTGGAGTATACAAAATCTTTTAGGAACGAAACCTGGCTGCAGCTGCGTACTAACTTTACGTATGCTACTTCAAAACGCTCTAAATACGAAGAACCCGCTTATGGAGATAATGAAAAACATCTTTCCCTTATCGGACACCCTATTAAACAGCAATGGGGATTGATTGCAGAGCGTTTGTTTGTAGATGATATTGAAGTGGCGAATTCTCCCTACCAGAATTACGGCGTGTACAAGGGCGGCGACATTAAATACCGCGATGTTAATGGCGATGGGCAGATCACTAATAACGACCGGGTTCCTATAGGACTGCCTACCGATCCGGAAATTGTTTATGGAACAGGCTTCTCTTTCGGATATAAGAGTTTTGATATCAGCGCATTCTTCCAGGGAGCTGCCCGTGTTTCTTTCTTTATTAATTCAGAGAATATTGCTCCGTTTGTACTGAACAAAAACAATATGCCCAATGGTGCCGCCCAGAACGGCTTACTACAGGTAATTGCCAACGACCATTGGAGTGAAGATAATCGCAATCTGTACGCGCTATGGCCCCGGTTAAGCGAAACCTTTATCGCTAATAATAACCAGACTTCTACATGGTGGCTGCGTAATGGCACCTTTATACGCTGCAAAAACGTGGAACTGGGTTATAACTTCTCTAAAACATTGTTGCGCCTTACAAAATTAAGAGGCGGCCGTCTGTATGTAAACGGAACCAACTTGTTTGTACTAAGCAAATTTAAAATGTGGGATCCTGAAATGGGAGGTAATGGCCTGGGTTACCCGGTTCAAAGAACCTATAACATGGGTATCCGCCTTTCTCTGTAA